From the genome of Electrophorus electricus isolate fEleEle1 chromosome 14, fEleEle1.pri, whole genome shotgun sequence:
GCCGCAGCGAATGCGCAGTATTCTCGCGATAacgatttttatttattttttttactctatCAGTCTGACATCATAATACGAACGCCTTGGAACCATCTAGTGGAGCAAGTGCGAATGGTGCATAAAACTATTAcataatttttccattttctcagTTTAGCTCTGTGGAAGGATTATGATATGTGCGTGAGGCATTAGTTGGTGTATAATGTGGTGAAAGACAAATTCCAGaattctttgttttgtgtgtcccGTGACCTTCACTGCTTTGTCACACTCGCAGCATTCGGTCATTGTgcaaagcataaataaaaaataaacaaattagtaaatagaaaaataaatacaattaattactactttttatttatttttattgcatttaaacATCATATTCCCAATCAATGAAAACATGTTTCTTGCAATACTAAATTAAGCTTTGTATCTACTCTGTTTAGCGCCTTTTCCATATGTACACTATATCTGTTTCAGTACAGTAAATAAAGCATAACATATCCTGCAAGTGTAAATGCAGTTCTATCTAATATGCTACTGTAGCCTTCCACCTGTGAACATAGCAAAGAACAATAGGCAGgaagaatcttttttttctttttttttttcactgttgaaatgtgtatacatgcacatcTATTACACTTCCAATTTGGAGTTAgagtttgtatatgtgtacacagGTATCCATACAGTATGTTCATATGTGTGCTTATATGTGTAAGCGTTAGActagtatgtgtatgtattgtgaAGAATGTACATAGGTCTGTGTGGTGGCAGGGTAACAGGGTCCTCAGAGGTCGTCTGTCTCTCCGTCGAAGGGCGTAGTGTCCAGGTCGATGTGAATGTGGTTGGGGTCATTGCACACCCAACCTATAGGTGTGCGGTTGAAGGAAGGCCGTGAGTTGATGTCATACTGGAACATACCCAACGACTCCCACTCCTCTGGGCTAGGCTTGACCTTGGGCACCTCGGAGGTCAGCAGGTGTGCGCCCATGTCTGGGCCCCCAAAGGGTAGGGCTGTCCTGTAAGGTGAAGTGGAGAAACCGGTTTACACTGAGAAACCAAAAACTGATGCTGAGTATGACATGGACATCTTGGATCAGTGTCAGTGTCTAATCTAGGGCACAGGTGTGTAAACACCCACCTGTTGAAGCTCTTGTACTTGGGCAGGTCCTTGTGCACAAGAGGCCCCGGCATCTGCAGCTTCATGGTGGCTTTAAGCTCCTCGTCATCCTTCATAGCACGTTCCCATGGTGATATGTACATTTTAACATActcactcctcctcttctgctTTTCTGCCTCAGGATCTATTTCAACTGTGGAAATTGAACATAACAGTGCCATGCCTCCAGGGAAAACATGACATAAGAAGACCTCAAAATATCCTTATGGGCTCTATACAAGGGCCTCTGCTGACTCGTCACTATATGAATCATAAGCTGCACTTTACCTTCCACTGCCTCTGGTTCAGGCACGGTGATAGGTGGCACCTTTGGTTCACAGCCTAGGGAGGGGGCCAGCTTCTGAAGGTTCTGCTGcaaaatcatatttttatgATCATAGCAATTACAGAGTCATCAAACAGTAATTTCAGTTTGCAATGCTCTAAATCCTCACACTGTATTctaataaaaatttaaacattCTTCAGGTctaattcagttttgtttttgccacGGGACACACTTCCACCCCCTTTCTGCAGTTCCtcttcactcactctcttgccTCTCCTGCTTCACCCTGCTACACTCTCTCCGGCTCACCAGGTTCTCAGCACTGATGATGAACTTATCCACTCTCTGCTGTCTCATTTGGAACATCTTGGAGCCCTTTCCCTTCAGCAGAGACAGCTCCTCTAACATCAGCTCCTTCGGGGTCTTAATCTTGGTCCCCAGGTCAAATTCTGCCACCTGTGattcctcttcctctgggaATGTTTCAGGGTAAAAAGGGAGAACACATTTTGTGAAAACTCGAAAATAAGAATTTTCCCCAATAGCACAGCTTCAGTTGATGCCACTTTTAAGCAAAGCTCTTCCAGGTATTTTACAGCTTGTTTAGGTTTGCACTCGACAGGGCATCTAACAAGAAGGACCTAACACTGTCACTAGTCCCCTGTGAGTTATATTGAAGTCCAGGCAGTACATGATGTCCAGAGGTGTTGCTTTAAGTACACTTCAGAATTCTCAAAGGCCTTTAACATTACCGGCTctcaaaataaaagacagattttctttttactttacAATAAAAGGATCTGATCCTTTTTATGGGATGGAAGGCATGTCGTTCATCATAAAAAGCTTTTTCCATTTGTTCTCCTGGTTGATCTCAGCTATAAACCCTGGAGTCAAGCCACAGCTGATGGTAAAGAGAAGGATGCTGTGCTGAGCACTGCTTGCATTACATCATAAATCATGCTTTGGCTCTACTTtagctctgagtgtgtgtgtgtgtgtgtgtgtgtgtgtgtgtgtgtgtgtgtgtgtgtgtgtgtgtgtgtgtgtgtgtgtgtgtgtctgtgtgcgcgcgcattttcatatttgtgcatgtttgacaTGGTTCACACtatatttcttaatttcttaGATTTGCCTGTATATTTAGTTCCTGttaacatttctgtgtttgtctttttttaaatttacagtaACTTCATATGTTGCTACACTTCCTTTACAAATTACTCCCATTTCCGAGCATACATTGCTGGGTAATTAATTCGATTAGactagtaaataaataacactgaatCCTGATGCACACTGTTCTAGGGTCTATGTGGCTGTCTGGCCTCTGCTCAAGGCTTTGTAGGGTTCTTGATGCAAAGCCACAGCTAAAGGCATTCATAGCTTTGTCACGCAATCTAATAGAAGAACACAGGGCTTTCTATGGTAAATATCGGCCTGACAGCTTAGTCTAGGTGGTTTGAACTTGCTTGcattcaattttttttacttcaatCTCATTTGTCTTGAATtctgatttgcatttttatttctcgGAAGAGGTTATAGACCAGCCCCTGcaatacagaaaaatacagTAAAGTCATGAATGATAAAGAAATCATAATCAGCTAATATggaacaacacagaacaatACCGAAACTGCAGCACAGCCTTgtttttggtatgtgtgtgtgtgtgtgtgtgtgtgtgtgtgtgtgtgtgtgtgtgtgtgtgtgtgtgtgtgagagagagagagagagagagagagagagagagagagagagagagagagagagaaccttcTTGGAACATCCGGCTTAGTGGTGATAATTTGGCTGTTAATGTAGATGCTGTGAATGGacatgtgtgtgctgacagcGAAGGTACAGGCATGCTGTAAACAGAAAAGCCATTATGAGCACTGAAGTGGAGTGGGAGCATCCAATTAGATTAATCCGCCTTCAGACACACCTGTCACgctcacacagagctgctcaTTAGAGGACAGCAGAGGAGTTACAAAtgcaactgcacacacacacatacacgcaaacatacacactatacacactatgAGATCCTGTCCAATGTAGAATAATTGGGTAACTAGACTCTAACTGTTCATTGGACTTCATGGTATGAAAAGAATACCCTCATGGAAACAGGAAGTGTATACCTTTGTTATATGTTATGTTTTATTAGGCTATGCTGAAAGTTAGGTGCTAACAGGAACCCATGTTTGGTACACAGACGTTATTATAATAGTAAGGAATTAATTTGCAGCAGCACAATATACGCTTTTCTCTTCAGGCAGTGTTCTCAGGCTATATGAAACCAAGAAATGAAATAATAGTGAAATATTTCTGATATAAGCATGGATTCTTTAATTAGTTTGTCAATTTCCAGTAGGCTTAATGTTTTTCAACAGAAGCAACAATGTTTTGTATTCATAACTTTTTGTAACTGCtttcaatattattattactcacCCATTAGATCATTTTGAATCGAAATGTTGAATGGTTACGGCAATGTAATCTGACAAATTAGCTCTAAAAACACAATGATTTGTTACATCCGTCGCAGTcacttattctgtttttttcagaTGATTTAAACTTGCACACCACATTGTGCTTTCTCTGGACTGCCATGTGTAGGTCGACCAAGTGATTACACACAGTCCGTCTGTGAGTGACAAGTACATGCCTGATATGTTCCATATTGACAGAACATTTGCCTGACTGTTCCACACAGGAGATGTTAGCGAGCTAGCAGTTCTCTGAAAGGCCTTGAGAACGTTGGCTGAAGCCCTGCAAAGCATGAGCTGATCTAAAGCATACTGAGCAGAGGACAGTTTCAGTACTTTCAGCATTTAATGGTGAGTGATGTCCAGCTGCTCAATGTGTGCTAACGTCAGTCTAGCCTCAGAACATGGGCACATGGTAGTGTGTAGACAAGGAGTAGAGGCAGCAGATACTGACCATCTTGTGTGATGTTGGTGAGGTCTGTAATGATTTTATAGGGGTTGATCTTGTTGGGGGAAGCAGACGTTCCAGCAAGGGACATCTTTACAGCCTGTGACTGTATGAGAAGAACCATGTTATTAATATATTGAATATGTTAGCATTGCCAGCATTGTCATTGTAATTGACACTTAAAAAATTATCCCTACAACATTAATGCACTGAAAACATATACTTAACAAGaatattaaaatcataaaatcacaAATGATGGCTCTGTTGCTTTTTTATGCCTTAAATATCAACATCTAAATTCACTGTGAGAGTTCACAGTGTGTGATAGACTTAATGTAGGCCATAAACTAGTAACTCAAGCATCATTGGTTATTTTTGGCATCTTTTGAATAGCAGATATGGTTTCTGATACCAAAACTTGCTACTTCTAACAAAGTACCCTTTCTGAGTACTCAGAAACCTTCATATCATTcaaatactttaatttttttttattcccatAGCTattacagtgaaaaaaaaaagattatgccTTGAAGAGAAAGCTAATGAAACAGCATAAACAATCCTCTAGCTGCAGTGAGGATATTTCTGTTAGAGCAAAGTAAATCAACCCACTGCCAGCAGAGGCACACAGACAGCTCAGCAAATTCCTCAAATGTCATGGGCCACTGCACCAGTGTATCTTTGAAGTTATTAAAGGGTCCACTGTTTAAAAGCAACCCCATCTAACTTGTTACAGTATTTCATGCATGATTTATATAAGCAATAAAAGCACTGACAATCATTATGAAGCCTGATTGGTGCATTTGTCTGCTATAAAATAAggcttaaaaagaaaaactcaatTAACAATTCAGCTTGACattgaacaggtaaaacaaaatgtgtattaaaaatacacatcCACATTGACCACTGAAAACCTATtcatacaataaattaaatttatgaGTGGATAAATGTGCACTCTGTTCTCTCTAAATTTCAGCAGTTACTTTATCTCATAGCGCTGATTTATGATTCTGCATTCTGGAACACTCAAAGCATAAAACAAACCTcacttcaaatgtttttaaaaatccttcCATTATTTTGGGTGGAACAGTGGAAACTGGACTAAATCAGTCTAAGGCCTCTCATATGTCACTGAAAGCTAAGATTAAGAGCTCATTACATAACAATGCTTTTATCACCCTGACTTTGGCAATCATAGTCTGCAAACAGGGCACTGCTGAAGCACATGGTCCCGCTTACCTAAGATGACAGAATCCTCTAGAAAgacaatcaaataaaatcaaagttACGAAAATCCTAGAAAGGACTTGTTTGGAATTAATCCAAGTTCCTTGTTTTTGGCAAGTTCAGGCTCCTTTGGCTGAGCTGTCCTCTACATGCCCGAGGGAATGAAAGCAGAACAGCaggtggggtggtggggtttTGGAGCATACACTCCAGAGGGACTTGCTCCAGGACTGTACAAAGACCTCAGGAGAAGAGCAGGGGTGATACAGAAGGAGATACTGTTCTTGCAGATGCTTTTAAGGGCTATATATAGAATGGTGAATAGCAAGAAGTTTTGAAAGAGGCCCCCACACAAGGATCATGgttggggggagagagagagagagagagagagagagagagagagagagagagagagagagagagagagagagagagagagagagtacttaATTGATTTTACATCCTCTCCACTTTGTTTATTAGCCACCCTTTGAATTATCACCTGTTTGATATTTTCCAGACATTTGTGAAGTATCCTCTTTGTTAGCAAAACTACATAACTATAAGGACTTCTATGCTGAAATGCAGCAGTCACTGCAGTACTGAGTAGTCTTCAAACTAGTGGTCAACTGCCTTATACAATTATATCTTTTCTGTAGAAGTAAATTACAGACAGTCAATACAATTTGGCTCATACCTCAGGCAGAATATAGTAAGAGAAGCAGAgagttttcctttttaatttgtGAGAATGATGTTGTGTTGATTGTACACAACATTTACAATGGAGAGAGGCATGTCTTTTCAATGGAGCGTTTGACAGGGCCCCTGAATGAAGACTTACTGCCTTCTGAGAAGACTGGAGCTTATTTACAGTCCCTCATCCCACCAATTTAGAAACCGAACAATAAAACCGATACCATATGCAGATAGAGAGCCCTGTCAGTGGTATCCAGGCTCAGACCTTTCAGTGTGAATCAAAAGATCAGTTCATCTAATGTTTTCAAGATAGAGGTCATGCAAATGTTGTTGGATTGCAGTAATCCAGTCATCACTCCTCAGTCAAGAGTAGAGCTGCAGGCTTTGGGTGCTTTTGCAGAAGAAGCCTAGCATACTACTGAAGTTCACTGTGCCTAAGGAAGTCGTGCTATGTGTAGTCCTGTAAGATGCCTATACAACTAATGCATCTCTTATACTACCATGAACACCCAGTTTCAATTAttcatataatattttttattatggtCATTGTCAAAGATAAGTTTTGTAGTGCCCTTCATGACTAATGGCATCGTTAgtgaaaatgatcaaaaaaaGGTGATGCCTTGGATATCATCTTAATCTTATACTGAATATGTGAGAGATTTTTTGGTGCTATAATATTTAAAGGAAAATCCTcaccaaaaaaaatgtctgtattATTGGCATTGCTGAGttacacagatagagagagagagacagaataaggTCAGCTGATAAACAACAAAGCAACCAAGACTTTTTTTATCCTAATCTTTTGTCATCTTTACCAAGTGTCCTAGTAGATCTGGCGGGCACTGTAAGTTATGAACTTGGACTCATTTGTTAGGTTGTGGCGTTCTCTTTTGGCTGACCTCCACTGAGTATCACAGACAGCACCACCATCCTCATCATCACTATCCCACCCTCCAGTCCACTGCTCCTCAAGAGggtcacccctccccctcctcccccaacGCATGcagtgtaaaacaaaaacaaacgtaATGATTTCACAGTCTGTTAAGAAGGCTGTGGAAGTGCTGTGCACATGGTGAAGATGGCCAGATGACTCCTGGGGTTAGAAACATAGGTCACTGTAGGTTCAGTGCTGGCTTTTACCAGCACTCCTAGAGCCACTGACCTGTCTCTAAAGTTAGCACCTGAGACCCTGACATCTGAGCACCACCCAAGGGCCAGCAGGCACTTCACCTTATGGAGGAGGGTCACATTACAGATGCAAAGCTGCAAAGTTCACAGTAGCAAAATAAGTCTCAGACTACATCAGACTCTTGTATATAATTGGTTAGCATATAGGCCTACACGGCATTTAGGCTACATTCGATCTATTGCACAAAGAGCATCACAAGATCATCCAGAGAATGAATGGTTGTTCTAGTATGTCAACACAGTACTGATTCGCCTTCTGAGAAGTTAAACCTACGCCACTGTTTATTACACTTGTTGATATCTTCCTTATATAGACTGTTATTGTAGAATTTCTACCTCCTctttaactaaataaataaatacaccgCAACGCTCTACGGGGCAATTTCTCTGTGGTTAGTTTAGCAGCAGTTGACTTAAATTAACTGCTTAAATTTAACCTGGTTGCTCTGTCAAAATAAGCACGAGTCTACCTGATCCACCACTATGCTTCCCCTAATCCGGATGTACTCTCAAATTACGCTTAGCCCAGCTAAATAATAAGGACATATTTTACTATATAAACACTTTCAAAGTTGTCAGTcaatatattatgttatattaaaattaacttttaaaagtaAGTTTCATT
Proteins encoded in this window:
- the myoz1b gene encoding myozenin-1b, whose translation is MSLAGTSASPNKINPYKIITDLTNITQDEEEESQVAEFDLGTKIKTPKELMLEELSLLKGKGSKMFQMRQQRVDKFIISAENLQNLQKLAPSLGCEPKVPPITVPEPEAVEVEIDPEAEKQKRRSEYVKMYISPWERAMKDDEELKATMKLQMPGPLVHKDLPKYKSFNRTALPFGGPDMGAHLLTSEVPKVKPSPEEWESLGMFQYDINSRPSFNRTPIGWVCNDPNHIHIDLDTTPFDGETDDL